The following coding sequences are from one Streptococcus mitis window:
- the htpX gene encoding zinc metalloprotease HtpX, with protein MLFDQIASNKRKTWILLLVFFLLLALVGYAVGYLFMRSGFGGLVIALIIGFIYALSMIFQSTEIIMSMNGAREVDEQTAPDLYHVVEDMAMVAQIPMPRVFIIDDPALNAFATGSNPQNAAVAATSSLLAIMNREELEAVMGHEVSHIRNYDIRISTIAVALASAITMLSSMAGRMMWWGGAGRRRSDDDREGNSLEIIMLVVSLLAIVLAPLAATLVQLAISRQREFLADASSVELTRNPQGMINALGKLDNSKPMSRPVDDASSALYINDPKKGGGFQKLFYTHPPISERIERLKHM; from the coding sequence ATGTTGTTTGATCAAATTGCAAGCAATAAACGAAAAACGTGGATTTTGTTGCTGGTATTTTTCCTACTCTTAGCTCTTGTTGGCTATGCGGTTGGTTACCTCTTTATGCGGTCTGGGTTTGGTGGTTTGGTTATAGCGCTGATTATCGGCTTTATCTATGCCTTGTCCATGATTTTTCAATCGACAGAGATTATCATGTCCATGAATGGCGCTCGTGAGGTGGATGAGCAAACGGCACCAGACCTCTACCATGTAGTAGAAGATATGGCTATGGTCGCTCAGATTCCTATGCCCCGTGTTTTCATCATTGATGATCCAGCCTTAAATGCCTTTGCGACAGGTTCTAACCCTCAAAATGCGGCGGTTGCTGCGACTTCAAGTCTCCTTGCTATCATGAATCGCGAGGAGCTAGAAGCTGTTATGGGACATGAAGTCAGTCATATCCGTAACTACGATATTCGTATTTCGACTATTGCTGTCGCCCTTGCTAGTGCCATCACCATGCTTTCTAGTATGGCAGGTCGTATGATGTGGTGGGGTGGAGCAGGTCGCAGACGAAGTGATGATGACCGAGAAGGAAATAGCTTAGAAATCATTATGCTAGTGGTTTCTCTACTAGCTATTGTGCTGGCACCTCTCGCTGCAACCTTGGTGCAACTAGCTATTTCTCGTCAGAGGGAATTCCTAGCTGATGCTTCTAGTGTTGAGTTGACTCGCAATCCTCAAGGGATGATTAATGCTCTAGGTAAGTTGGATAATAGTAAACCGATGAGTCGTCCTGTTGATGATGCCAGTAGTGCGCTTTATATTAATGATCCCAAAAAAGGTGGAGGGTTCCAAAAACTCTTTTATACCCACCCACCTATCTCAGAACGGATTGAACGTTTAAAACATATGTAA
- the tnpA gene encoding IS200/IS605 family transposase, translating to MAQKAHSLSHTKWHCKYHIVFTPKYRRKVIYNQYRSSLGEIFHRLCSYKGVEIIEGHLMPDHVHMLVSIPPRTSVSSFMGYLKGKSALMMFDKHANLKYKFGNRHFWAEGYYVSTVGLNEATIKKYIQEQEKHDIALDKLSVKEYEDPFRDSGK from the coding sequence ATGGCACAAAAGGCTCATAGTTTATCGCACACAAAGTGGCACTGTAAGTATCACATTGTGTTCACCCCTAAGTATAGACGAAAAGTCATCTATAATCAATATCGAAGTAGTTTAGGCGAAATATTTCATCGCTTGTGTAGTTATAAAGGAGTTGAAATTATCGAGGGTCACTTAATGCCAGACCATGTACACATGTTAGTCAGTATTCCACCAAGGACAAGTGTTTCGAGTTTCATGGGTTATTTAAAAGGAAAAAGTGCACTCATGATGTTTGACAAACACGCCAATCTCAAGTACAAGTTTGGAAATCGGCATTTCTGGGCGGAAGGTTATTATGTGAGTACAGTAGGGCTTAATGAAGCTACAATTAAGAAATATATTCAAGAACAGGAAAAGCATGATATAGCACTAGATAAATTAAGTGTAAAAGAATATGAGGATCCCTTTAGGGATAGTGGTAAGTAA
- a CDS encoding ATP-binding cassette domain-containing protein codes for MHYRHSRKGNNMININHLTITQNKDLRDLVSDLSMTIQDGEKVAIIGEEGNGKSTLLKILMGEALSDFTIKGDIQSDYQSLAYIPQKLPEELKKKSLHDYFFLDSLDLDYSILYRLAEELHFDGDRFASNQEIGSLSGGEALKIQLIHELAKPFEILFLDEPSNDLDLETVDWLKRQIQKMRQTVIFISHDEDFLSETADTIVHLRLVKHRKEAETLVEHLDYDRYSEQRKANFAKQSKQAANDQRAYDKTMEKHRRVKQNVETALRATKDSTAGRLLAKKMKTVLSQEKRYERVAQAMTQKPLEEEEIKLFFSDVQPLPASKVLIQLEKENLSIGDRVLVQGLQLTVHGQEKIGIIGPNGVGKSTLLAKLQQLLSAKREISLGFMPQDYHKKLQLDLSPIAYLSKTGEKEELQKIQSHLASLNFSYPEMQHQIRSLSGGQQGKLLLLDLVLRKPNFLLLDEPTRNFSPTSQPQIRKLFATYPGGLITVSHDRRFLKEVCSIIYRLTEHGLDVVNLDNL; via the coding sequence ATGCACTATCGACATTCTAGAAAGGGCAATAATATGATAAACATCAATCATCTAACCATCACACAAAACAAAGATTTACGAGACCTTGTATCTGACTTAAGCATGACTATCCAAGACGGGGAAAAGGTAGCTATTATTGGTGAAGAAGGAAATGGCAAATCAACTTTACTTAAAATTTTAATGGGGGAAGCTTTGTCTGATTTCACTATCAAGGGAGACATCCAGTCTGACTATCAGTCACTGGCCTATATTCCTCAAAAACTTCCCGAGGAGCTGAAAAAGAAAAGTCTACACGACTACTTCTTTTTAGATTCTCTTGATTTAGACTACAGTATCCTCTATCGTTTGGCTGAGGAATTGCATTTTGATGGCGATCGCTTCGCTAGCAACCAAGAGATTGGCAGTCTATCAGGAGGCGAAGCTTTGAAAATTCAGCTCATCCATGAGTTAGCCAAACCCTTTGAGATTCTATTTCTAGATGAACCTTCAAATGACCTAGACCTTGAGACGGTTGATTGGCTAAAAAGACAGATACAGAAGATGAGGCAAACCGTTATTTTCATTTCCCATGATGAAGACTTTCTTTCTGAAACGGCAGACACTATTGTTCACTTGCGACTGGTCAAGCACCGTAAAGAAGCGGAAACACTAGTAGAGCATTTAGACTATGATCGCTATAGTGAGCAGAGAAAGGCTAATTTTGCCAAACAAAGCAAGCAAGCTGCTAACGATCAAAGAGCCTACGATAAAACCATGGAAAAACATCGACGAGTCAAGCAAAATGTAGAAACTGCGCTTAGAGCTACTAAAGACAGTACTGCCGGTCGCCTATTGGCTAAAAAGATGAAAACTGTCCTCTCTCAAGAAAAACGCTACGAAAGGGTAGCTCAGGCCATGACCCAAAAGCCACTTGAAGAGGAAGAAATCAAACTTTTCTTTTCAGATGTCCAACCATTACCGGCTTCTAAAGTCTTAATCCAATTGGAAAAAGAAAATTTGTCCATTGGCGACCGAGTTTTGGTTCAGGGACTGCAACTAACTGTCCATGGCCAAGAAAAAATCGGTATCATCGGCCCAAATGGTGTTGGAAAATCGACTCTGCTAGCCAAGTTGCAACAACTGCTTAGCGCAAAAAGAGAAATTTCGCTTGGTTTTATGCCACAAGATTACCACAAAAAACTGCAATTGGATTTATCACCAATAGCCTACCTCAGCAAAACTGGAGAAAAAGAGGAACTACAGAAAATCCAATCTCATCTAGCTAGTCTCAATTTCAGTTATCCAGAAATGCAGCATCAAATTCGCTCCTTATCTGGCGGGCAACAGGGTAAACTCCTGCTTTTGGATTTAGTCTTGCGCAAACCAAACTTTCTCCTTCTGGATGAACCCACACGAAACTTTTCACCCACTTCTCAACCCCAAATCAGAAAACTCTTTGCCACCTATCCAGGCGGTCTCATCACTGTTTCGCATGACCGTCGTTTCTTAAAAGAGGTCTGTTCAATCATCTATCGCTTAACAGAACACGGTTTGGATGTAGTTAATTTAGACAATTTATAA
- a CDS encoding YceD family protein codes for MKLNIQEIRKQSEGLHFEQTLDLAADLRARNQEILDVKDILAVGKVQYEDRMYFLDYQLSYTIVLASSRSMEPVELVESYPVTEVFMEGATNQLDQEVLDDDLVLPIENGELDLAESVSDNILLNIPIKVLTAEEEAGQGFVSGNDWQIMTEEEYQAQQAVKKEENSPFAGLKGLFDGDE; via the coding sequence ATGAAATTAAATATTCAAGAAATTCGTAAGCAGTCTGAAGGCTTGCATTTTGAACAAACGTTAGACCTAGCCGCAGACCTGCGTGCACGCAATCAAGAAATTTTAGATGTAAAAGATATCCTTGCAGTTGGGAAAGTACAGTACGAAGACCGTATGTATTTCTTAGATTATCAACTATCTTATACCATTGTTCTTGCTTCAAGTCGCAGTATGGAGCCAGTTGAGTTAGTTGAATCTTATCCAGTAACGGAAGTTTTTATGGAAGGCGCAACCAACCAGCTGGACCAAGAAGTTCTAGATGATGATTTGGTCTTGCCTATCGAAAATGGAGAACTTGATCTTGCTGAGAGCGTGTCAGATAATATCCTTCTCAACATTCCTATCAAGGTCTTGACGGCTGAAGAAGAGGCTGGTCAAGGATTTGTTTCAGGAAATGACTGGCAAATCATGACTGAGGAAGAATACCAAGCTCAACAAGCAGTTAAGAAAGAAGAAAACAGTCCTTTTGCTGGCTTAAAAGGACTATTTGATGGAGACGAATAA
- the nth gene encoding endonuclease III: protein MVLSKKRARKVLEEIIALFPDAKPSLDFTNHFELLVAVMLSAQTTDAAVNKATPGLFAAFPTPQAMSVATESEIASHISRLGLYRNKAKFLKKCAQQLLDDFDGQVPQTREKLESLAGVGRKTANVVMSVGFGIPAFAVDTHVERICKHHNIVKKSATPLEVEKRVMDILPPEQWLAAHQAMIYFGRAICHPKNPECDQYPQLYDFSNL, encoded by the coding sequence ATGGTCTTGTCAAAAAAAAGAGCACGAAAAGTGCTAGAAGAAATCATTGCTCTGTTTCCAGATGCCAAGCCAAGTCTTGATTTTACCAATCATTTTGAACTCTTGGTTGCGGTCATGTTGTCAGCCCAGACAACGGATGCAGCGGTAAATAAGGCCACACCAGGTCTCTTTGCTGCCTTTCCAACGCCACAAGCCATGTCTGTGGCGACTGAGAGTGAGATTGCTTCACATATTTCTCGCCTGGGACTGTATCGGAATAAGGCTAAATTCCTTAAAAAATGTGCCCAACAGTTACTAGATGATTTTGATGGTCAAGTCCCTCAAACACGTGAGAAATTGGAAAGTCTTGCAGGTGTTGGTCGCAAGACAGCCAATGTTGTCATGAGTGTGGGCTTTGGGATTCCAGCCTTTGCAGTGGATACTCATGTGGAGCGTATTTGCAAACACCACAATATCGTCAAAAAATCAGCGACACCGCTTGAGGTGGAAAAGCGGGTCATGGATATCTTGCCACCGGAGCAGTGGTTAGCTGCCCATCAGGCCATGATTTATTTTGGAAGAGCTATTTGTCATCCTAAAAATCCAGAGTGTGACCAGTACCCACAGTTATATGACTTTAGCAATTTATAA
- the pyrR gene encoding bifunctional pyr operon transcriptional regulator/uracil phosphoribosyltransferase PyrR — translation MKAKEVVDELTVKRAITRITYEIIERNKDLNKIVLAGIKTRGVFIAHRIQERLEQLENLSVPVVELDTKPFRDDVKSGEDTSLVSVDVTDREVILVDDVLYTGRTIRAAIDNIVGHGRPARVSLAVLVDRGHRELPIRPDYVGKNIPTSRSEEIIVEMAELDGQDRVLITEEA, via the coding sequence ATGAAGGCAAAAGAAGTTGTAGACGAATTGACCGTCAAACGAGCGATTACGCGTATTACTTATGAGATTATCGAACGTAACAAAGATTTGAATAAAATCGTCTTGGCTGGTATTAAAACTCGTGGTGTCTTTATCGCCCACCGAATCCAAGAACGTTTGGAGCAGCTAGAAAATCTTTCAGTTCCGGTTGTGGAATTGGATACGAAACCTTTCCGTGATGATGTTAAAAGTGGAGAAGATACTTCTTTGGTTTCTGTTGATGTGACAGACCGTGAAGTTATCTTGGTGGACGATGTGCTTTATACAGGCCGTACTATCCGTGCTGCTATTGATAATATTGTCGGTCATGGTCGTCCTGCGCGCGTAAGTTTAGCTGTTCTGGTCGATCGTGGACATAGAGAATTGCCAATCCGTCCAGATTACGTTGGAAAAAATATCCCAACTAGTCGTTCTGAAGAAATCATCGTAGAGATGGCAGAACTTGATGGCCAAGACAGAGTTCTGATTACTGAAGAAGCATAG